One segment of Amycolatopsis alba DSM 44262 DNA contains the following:
- a CDS encoding sensor histidine kinase — protein sequence MPVGELLGRTPRPSRWATGWRALVRWRDWSLPVKLSAVTLVPILIALALGIATIAGQVGRSDGYQRLDRLVALSGQIRTLADGLGRERTQSAAGLTAGTVGGTLELGSARADVDTAIPLYGAAASRAVQNEPSLNQARDAAAVQLDKLAGIRQRASAGQLDPIQAVGEYTDITTALLALDTALSAGASENVLGGTPAALHDLAVMKEQLSLSQALVSFGIARSSLAPSELDQLRTSELRLADRFTDFKAAASEQQRHEFGSAVTDDAMENRDRLAKTALGEQGTSSTQAFRTMSAQGWTDASTGVITKVGEVANKFGGETSAVSAELVDDASSGAGLLAVLLFGAMVLAVAVVFLITRQLLRSLKVLRASALDVAEKQLPDAVRNIQEGRSQGTDVQPVPVGGDDEIGEVARAFDKVHHQALRLATEQASMRTGYSNVFVNLSRRSQSLVQRQLQLIERLERDEEDADQLATLFQLDHLATRMRRNNENLMVLSGAEPGRRSGQPVSATDVVRAAVSEIEQYQRVTVQNPPPVRLVGYAANDLMRLIAELLDNATAFSAPETHVTVATRLVEDGSFGIDILDKGIGMNEAEVAEANARLTEAPNVDLTTSRRMGLFVVGRLASRHRIGVSLHGGKDIVGVRATVSVPADLVMVPQGGDPGPATGPITQRIAPVPPQQPGGLPRRQRPTNGSRPGTPSVPSQGGERWPSANDLAGHTKAGTNGHGRPQESRPPSNLEISGTALFSPIPQGETAQPAVQPPAPQPRLPEPEPVAEETAEPAASAPAEDELPSGKELFEAKNSTTLSEWWSQATTPPPAAPPPPTASETTPIFDEMLSAWFRSPVPEKPAAKPAAKPAVEKEEPGKKEPEEAKAPEPAAEAETTAEQDARNWDFASDKAFRTVQEVSQHAPSTFTQAGLPRRRKGEQLLPGSAASSVPAAEPATGSDLPVRDPANVRGRLSSFQQGVRRGRKETADKATPATTQLPATQPEPEPVKAAKAVEPSETAARPVVPPAALPSRKPEKKPQAAEPVAAAEETDAWNFGSDEGWKAAQAVSQSVPSKMTSAGLPRRRRGEQLLPGSAGPPAGAVTPRPQRDAHDVRGRLSSFQQGIQRGRHHTAQATEGNHETLEGE from the coding sequence GTGCCGGTCGGGGAGCTGCTGGGACGCACTCCCCGGCCCTCTCGATGGGCCACCGGCTGGCGTGCGCTCGTGCGCTGGCGGGACTGGAGCCTGCCGGTGAAGCTGTCGGCGGTGACGCTGGTGCCGATCCTCATCGCGCTCGCGCTCGGCATCGCCACCATCGCGGGCCAGGTCGGCCGTTCCGACGGCTACCAGCGGCTGGACCGGCTCGTCGCGTTGAGCGGGCAGATCCGCACCCTCGCCGACGGGCTCGGCCGCGAACGCACCCAGTCCGCCGCCGGGCTGACCGCCGGCACCGTCGGCGGGACCCTCGAACTCGGCTCGGCCCGCGCCGACGTCGACACCGCCATCCCGCTTTACGGGGCCGCCGCGTCCAGGGCCGTCCAGAACGAGCCGTCGCTCAACCAGGCGCGGGACGCCGCGGCCGTCCAGCTGGACAAGCTGGCAGGCATCCGGCAGCGGGCCTCCGCCGGGCAGCTCGATCCCATCCAGGCCGTCGGCGAGTACACCGACATCACCACCGCGCTGCTCGCCCTCGACACCGCGTTGTCCGCGGGCGCCAGCGAAAACGTCCTCGGCGGCACCCCCGCCGCGCTGCACGACCTCGCCGTGATGAAGGAACAGCTGTCGCTGAGCCAGGCGCTGGTCTCCTTCGGCATCGCCCGGTCGAGCCTCGCGCCGAGCGAACTCGACCAGCTGCGCACCTCGGAACTGCGCCTGGCCGACCGGTTCACCGACTTCAAGGCCGCCGCTTCGGAACAGCAGCGCCACGAGTTCGGTTCCGCCGTCACCGACGACGCGATGGAGAACCGCGACAGGCTCGCGAAGACCGCCCTCGGCGAACAGGGCACTTCCTCCACGCAGGCGTTCCGCACGATGTCCGCGCAGGGCTGGACCGACGCCTCGACCGGTGTGATCACCAAGGTCGGGGAGGTCGCGAACAAGTTCGGCGGCGAGACGAGCGCGGTGTCGGCCGAACTGGTCGACGACGCCAGCAGCGGCGCGGGTCTGCTCGCGGTCCTGCTGTTCGGCGCGATGGTGCTCGCCGTCGCCGTCGTCTTCCTCATCACCCGCCAGTTGCTGCGCTCGCTGAAGGTGCTGCGCGCCAGCGCCCTCGACGTCGCGGAGAAACAACTGCCCGACGCGGTCCGCAACATCCAGGAGGGCCGCTCGCAGGGCACCGACGTGCAGCCGGTCCCGGTCGGCGGAGACGACGAGATCGGCGAGGTCGCCAGGGCCTTCGACAAGGTCCACCATCAGGCGCTGCGCCTGGCCACCGAGCAGGCCTCGATGCGCACCGGCTACAGCAACGTGTTCGTCAACCTCTCCCGCCGCAGCCAGAGCCTCGTGCAGCGGCAGCTGCAGCTGATCGAGCGCCTCGAGCGCGACGAAGAAGACGCCGACCAGCTCGCCACGCTGTTCCAGCTCGACCACCTCGCCACCCGCATGCGGCGCAACAACGAGAACCTGATGGTCCTCTCCGGCGCCGAGCCGGGCAGGCGGTCCGGTCAGCCGGTCTCCGCCACCGACGTGGTGCGCGCGGCGGTCTCCGAAATCGAGCAGTACCAGCGGGTCACCGTGCAGAACCCGCCGCCGGTGCGGCTGGTCGGGTACGCCGCCAACGACCTCATGCGCCTGATCGCCGAACTGCTGGACAACGCCACGGCGTTCTCCGCCCCGGAAACCCACGTGACGGTCGCGACCCGGCTCGTCGAAGACGGCTCGTTCGGCATCGACATCCTCGACAAGGGCATCGGGATGAACGAGGCCGAGGTCGCCGAGGCCAACGCCCGGCTCACCGAGGCCCCCAACGTCGACCTCACCACCTCGCGCCGGATGGGCCTGTTCGTGGTCGGGCGGCTGGCGAGCAGGCACCGCATCGGTGTCTCGCTGCACGGCGGCAAGGACATCGTCGGTGTCCGTGCCACGGTCTCGGTCCCGGCGGACCTCGTGATGGTGCCGCAGGGGGGAGATCCCGGTCCCGCCACCGGCCCGATCACCCAGCGGATCGCGCCGGTGCCGCCGCAGCAGCCGGGCGGCCTGCCCCGCCGCCAGCGGCCGACGAACGGCTCGCGGCCCGGAACGCCGAGTGTGCCCTCGCAGGGCGGCGAGCGCTGGCCGTCGGCGAACGATCTGGCGGGGCACACCAAAGCCGGGACGAACGGGCACGGCAGGCCCCAGGAGTCGCGGCCGCCGTCGAATCTGGAGATTTCGGGAACGGCGCTGTTCAGCCCGATCCCCCAGGGCGAGACGGCCCAGCCCGCCGTTCAGCCGCCGGCGCCGCAGCCCCGCCTGCCGGAGCCCGAGCCGGTCGCCGAGGAGACGGCGGAGCCCGCCGCGTCCGCTCCGGCGGAAGACGAGCTGCCCAGCGGCAAGGAACTGTTCGAGGCCAAGAACAGCACCACGCTGAGCGAATGGTGGAGCCAGGCGACCACGCCGCCCCCGGCCGCGCCGCCGCCGCCCACCGCGTCGGAGACGACGCCGATCTTCGACGAGATGCTCTCGGCGTGGTTCCGTTCGCCCGTTCCGGAAAAGCCCGCGGCCAAACCTGCGGCCAAACCCGCGGTCGAGAAGGAGGAGCCGGGGAAGAAGGAGCCCGAGGAGGCGAAGGCTCCCGAGCCCGCCGCCGAAGCCGAAACCACCGCCGAGCAGGACGCCCGCAACTGGGACTTCGCCAGCGACAAGGCTTTCCGCACGGTCCAGGAGGTCTCGCAGCACGCCCCGTCGACGTTCACCCAGGCCGGGTTGCCGCGCCGTCGCAAGGGTGAGCAGCTGCTTCCGGGCAGCGCGGCGTCGTCGGTCCCGGCCGCCGAACCCGCCACCGGTTCGGACCTGCCCGTCCGAGACCCGGCGAACGTGCGCGGCAGGCTCAGCAGCTTCCAGCAGGGTGTCCGGCGGGGTCGCAAGGAGACGGCGGACAAGGCCACCCCGGCCACCACGCAGCTCCCCGCCACTCAGCCGGAGCCCGAGCCGGTGAAGGCGGCGAAGGCAGTGGAGCCTTCGGAGACGGCCGCGCGTCCGGTGGTGCCGCCCGCCGCGTTGCCGAGCCGGAAGCCCGAGAAGAAACCGCAGGCAGCGGAACCGGTCGCTGCCGCAGAGGAGACCGACGCCTGGAACTTCGGCTCCGACGAAGGCTGGAAAGCCGCCCAAGCGGTGTCCCAGTCTGTGCCCTCGAAGATGACTTCGGCAGGATTACCCAGGCGCCGTCGCGGGGAGCAGCTGCTTCCGGGCAGCGCGGGACCCCCCGCCGGGGCGGTCACCCCCCGACCACAGCGGGACGCGCACGACGTGCGCGGTCGCCTGAGCAGTTTCCAGCAGGGCATCCAGCGCGGACGGCACCACACAGCCCAGGCGACCGAAGGCAACCACGAAACCCTGGAGGGTGAATGA
- a CDS encoding DUF742 domain-containing protein: MSTGSGSFGDPPGTGEHQPPYAGAAHAAGSRDDGTFADVLNGFTLDSGRGRRKRKKNKQSDDSQVGGAHAAGEQAVPQPTDQGDRVTSLASPPDSGAGAVGPRPGGLFDPGPPSGEFIMPAVFEQAPSPLEETAIVRPYALTGGRTKANYALELETLISTKDHVAAGSLPSVAAEQIECVSIIEECRTPRSVAEIAATLRVPLGVARVLISDAADAGLVSVHKTISGNDGAEAHLVLMERVLSGLRRL, translated from the coding sequence ATGAGCACCGGATCCGGATCCTTCGGCGACCCGCCGGGGACGGGTGAACACCAGCCTCCGTACGCGGGGGCTGCCCATGCTGCCGGTTCACGGGACGACGGTACCTTCGCTGACGTCCTGAACGGCTTCACCCTGGATTCGGGCCGTGGTCGTCGGAAGCGCAAGAAGAACAAGCAGTCAGACGATTCCCAGGTGGGCGGAGCACACGCCGCCGGGGAACAGGCAGTCCCGCAGCCGACCGATCAAGGAGACCGCGTGACCTCACTTGCCTCTCCACCCGACAGCGGCGCAGGCGCCGTCGGGCCGAGACCAGGTGGTCTTTTCGACCCCGGTCCACCCAGTGGCGAGTTCATCATGCCCGCCGTGTTCGAGCAGGCGCCGTCGCCACTCGAAGAGACGGCGATCGTCCGCCCCTATGCTCTCACCGGTGGCCGGACCAAGGCGAACTACGCTCTCGAGCTGGAGACCCTGATCTCCACCAAGGACCATGTCGCCGCGGGTAGCCTCCCCTCGGTGGCCGCGGAGCAGATCGAGTGCGTTTCGATCATCGAGGAGTGCCGCACCCCGCGTTCGGTCGCCGAGATCGCGGCGACCTTGCGCGTACCGCTGGGTGTGGCACGCGTGCTGATCAGCGACGCGGCGGACGCGGGACTGGTCAGCGTGCACAAGACGATTTCGGGCAATGACGGCGCCGAGGCACATCTGGTGTTGATGGAAAGGGTTTTGAGTGGACTCCGTCGGCTTTAA
- a CDS encoding roadblock/LC7 domain-containing protein — protein sequence MTSPNPAQPQQNQFGWLVNDFAERVPGVAHAVVVSADGLLLTASSRLPLDRADQLAAVASGLVSLTQGAARCFEAGAVNETVVEMELGIMVLMSISDGSCLAILAAPNCDIGQVAYEMTMLVDRVGQILTPELRAQLQGAGGSLIGEPVG from the coding sequence ATGACCTCGCCGAACCCGGCCCAGCCCCAGCAAAACCAGTTCGGGTGGCTGGTGAACGACTTCGCCGAGCGGGTACCCGGAGTGGCGCACGCCGTGGTCGTGTCGGCGGACGGCCTCCTGCTCACCGCGTCCAGCAGGCTCCCGCTCGACCGCGCCGACCAGCTGGCCGCGGTCGCGTCCGGCCTGGTGAGCCTGACCCAGGGCGCCGCGCGCTGCTTCGAGGCGGGCGCGGTCAACGAGACCGTCGTCGAGATGGAACTCGGCATCATGGTGCTGATGTCCATAAGCGACGGTTCGTGCCTGGCCATCCTCGCCGCCCCGAACTGCGACATCGGGCAAGTCGCCTACGAGATGACCATGCTCGTCGACCGCGTCGGTCAGATCCTCACGCCGGAACTCCGCGCACAATTGCAGGGCGCCGGCGGGTCGCTGATCGGCGAACCGGTGGGATGA
- a CDS encoding DUF485 domain-containing protein — MPDVARPYAASNALEDTGQMPALFARERKPATPPPRSTGPDFDRIQHGKEFVALRKTFRRFVFPMSLLFFTWYMTFVLLAAYAHDFMSRKVWGEVNVGILLGLGQFASTVLITIAYLKFANKRLDPQVERLRASVGAGER; from the coding sequence ATGCCCGACGTCGCGCGTCCTTACGCGGCGAGCAACGCCCTGGAGGACACCGGGCAGATGCCCGCGCTGTTCGCCCGCGAGCGCAAGCCCGCTACCCCGCCGCCGCGCAGCACCGGCCCGGACTTCGACCGGATCCAGCACGGCAAGGAGTTCGTCGCGCTGCGCAAGACCTTCCGGCGGTTCGTGTTCCCGATGAGCCTGCTGTTCTTCACCTGGTACATGACGTTCGTGCTGCTGGCGGCCTACGCCCACGACTTCATGAGCCGGAAGGTGTGGGGCGAGGTCAATGTCGGCATCCTGCTCGGGCTCGGCCAGTTCGCCAGCACCGTCCTGATCACGATCGCCTACCTGAAGTTCGCCAACAAGCGGCTCGATCCCCAGGTCGAACGGCTGCGGGCTTCGGTCGGGGCGGGTGAGCGATGA